Proteins encoded by one window of Anas platyrhynchos isolate ZD024472 breed Pekin duck chromosome 14, IASCAAS_PekinDuck_T2T, whole genome shotgun sequence:
- the FBXO38 gene encoding F-box only protein 38 isoform X5: MPVPEAEGSSHSLSASSEGCGFMCRPLVGIHAHWYLERRRVRGHEAFSIPGVLEALQACPNLLGVETSHLELVEAIWTYMPQVHILGKFRNRNGAFPIPPENKLKIPIGAKIQTLHLVGVNVPEIPCIPMLRHLYLKWVRLTKPQPFKDFLCISLRTFVMRNCAGPTNSLKYVPLVTGLASARNLEHLELVRVPFLGGLIQHVVEDSWRSGGFRNLHTIVLGACKNALEVDLGYLIITAARRLHEVRIQPSLTKDGVFSALKMAELEFPQFETLHLGYVDEFLLQCKMTNGDLVKYGLADVVENPGIITDIGMKAVNEVFSCIKYLVIYNCPHLHNPNNWITDHSRWTRLVDLTLVRCHAIKLDSFSQFIELLPSLEFISLDQMFREPPKGCARVGLSAGTGIGVSSALVSNQNSNNDNDNNNNHQNNNNPNIHHNNHQHPNDQNEENELRQDGQAEEQQIAAEALNEMEEVAPEEGVAAGQGHNDVPAHSQAVVPMDVDEEQAGPSGIQPVVKPAPITVHDSDSEDEEENMGNSRACITNNIAQNYSDGEEKNRDPVEIREPSVSGKGKTPLRKRCSVSQVGQAKQFHAEESSCEKGCQVTSEQIKADMKAASDMPEKNKSKDSYPGCSNATGSTGTSNSCSGVSPSPDCAQTAGSHSAGTSPAAADESRQCVCSPSKSEGSSERETEESSVCSRCSCYKPQDTQRRTNGCCDGEYPSTSGACGNGPNRSDFALRTLPNCGYPGEASDERTSGSACGTASGEESMGSQQRSCELKYKEEYPRRPLTRARSKLSHVPLVSESEVAKPKPRQTTKRKRTADKSTSTSDPVIEDDHVQVLTLKSKNLVGITLTNCGITDLVLKDCPKMMFIHATRCRVLKHLKVENAPVVNRFDYAQCKKLNMDQVLDQILRMPPERNRIIYLRPMQQVDTLTLEQKIFSGPYPYHICIIHEFSNPPNVRNKVRIRSWMDTIANINQELIKYEFFPEATRTDEDLKKYTKYPWGRDIYTLEGIVDGAPYSMITDFPWLRSLRTAEPNSYARYDFEDDERTTIYAPRRKGQLSADICMETIGEEISELRQMKKGVFQRVVAIFIHYCDVNGEPVEDDYI; the protein is encoded by the exons ATGCCTGTCCCGGAAGCTGAAGGAAGCAGTCACTCTTTATCTGCGAGTAGTGAAGGTTGTGGATTTATGTGCAGGCCGTTGGTGGGAATACATGCCCACTG GTATCTTGAAAGACGCAGAGTCCGTGGCCATGAAGCTTTCAGCATTCCTGGAGTTCTAGAGGCTTTGCAGGCCTGTCCAAATCTTTTG GGTGTTGAAACCTCTCATTTAGAGCTGGTGGAAGCTATTTGGACATATATGCCACAAGTTCATATTTTAGGGAAGTTTCGTAATCGTAATGGTGCTTTTCCAATCCCTCCAGAGAACAAGCTGAAAATTCCTATAGGAGCTAAAATTCAGACTTTGCACTTAGTAG GGGTGAATGTCCCTGAGATTCCTTGTATCCCAATGCTGAGGCACCTATATCTGAAGTGGGTGAGACTCACCAAACCACAGCCTTTTAAAGATTTCCTTTGTATCAGCTTACGCACTTTTGTAATGAGGAATTGTGCAG GACCCACAAATTCTTTGAAGTATGTTCCCCTAGTGACGGGCCTGGCTTCTGCCCGAAATTTGGAGCATTTAGAACTGGTTCGTGTTCCATTTCTAGGAGGACTTATCCAGCATGTAGTAGAAGATAGCTGGAGATCAG GTGGCTTTAGGAATTTGCACACTATAGTTCTGGGAGCTTGCAAAAATGCACTTGAAGTGGATCTTGGCTACCTCATCATAACTGCTGCACGAAG GTTGCATGAAGTGCGGATCCAGCCTTCCTTGACCAAAGATggtgttttttctgctttgaagaTGGCTGAACTGGAATTTCCACAGTTTGAAACTCTTCATCTAGGATATGTTGATGAGTTTTTACTACAGT GTAAAATGACAAATGGGGACTTGGTGAAGTATGGCTTGGCTGATGTGGTTGAAAATCCAGGAATTATTACAGATATTGGTATGAAAGCTGTAAATGAGGTTTTTTCTTGCATCAAGTATCTGGTCATTTACAACTGCCCACATCTACATAACCCAAATAATTGGATCACAG ATCATTCAAGATGGACCCGACTGGTTGACCTCACACTAGTGCGATGCCACGCAATAAAGCTAGATTCTTTTAGTCAGTTCATTGAGTTATTACCAAGCTTAGAATTCATTTCTTTGGACCAGATGTTCCGTGAACCTCCTAAG GGTTGTGCTCGTGTGGGCCTAAGTGCAGGTACAGGAATTGGTGTCTCATCTGCCCTGGTCAGCAATCAGAACTCCAACAATGACAATGACAACAACAATAaccaccaaaacaacaacaatccCAACATCCACCACAACAATCACCAGCACCCAAATGACCAAAATGAGGAGAATGAGCTGCGGCAAGATGGGCaagctgaagagcagcagattGCAGCTGAGG CATTAAATGAGATGGAGGAGGTAGCACCAGAAGaaggggtggctgcagggcagggccaCAACGATGTCCCTGCTCACAGTCAGGCTGTTGTTCCTATGGATGTCGATGAAGAGCAAGCAG GACCAAGTGGTATTCAGCCTGTTGTAAAACCAGCACCTATTACTGTCCATGATTCAGacagtgaggatgaggaagaaaaCATGGGAAATTCAAGAGCCTGCATCACTAACAACATTGCACAGAATTACTCagatggagaggagaaaaacagagatcCAGTGGAAATTAGAGAACCTTCAG TGAGCGGTAAAGGCAAGACACCACTGCGGAAGAGATGCAGTGTCAGCCAAGTGGGCCAGGCAAAGCAGTTCCATGCTGAGGAAAGCAGCTGTGAGAAAGGTTGTCAAGTAACAAGTGAGCAGATTAAAGCTGACATGAAAGCAGCAAGTGACATGcctgaaaagaacaaaagcaaggaTTCTTACCCGGGTTGCAGTAATGCAACAGGATCAACAGGAACATCCAACTCCTGCAGTGGTGTTTCTCCTAGCCCTGACTGTGCACAGACAGCTGGTAGCCActctgctggcaccagcccagcagctgcagatgaATCCAGGCAATGTGTCTGCTCACCTAGTAAAAGTGAAGGTTCCAGTGAGAGAGAGACTGAGGAGAGCTCTGTTTGTTCCCGGTGTTCCTGCTACAAGCCACAGGACACACAGCGGAGGACTAATGGGTGTTGTGATGGGGAATATCCATCCACGAGTGGAGCCTGTGGGAACGGACCAAATAGGTCAGATTTTGCACTTAGGACTCTGCCAAACTGTGGGTATCCAGGAGAGGCAAGTGATGAGAGGACTAGTGGGAGTGCCTGTGGGACTGCCAGTGGGGAGGAGAGCATGGGCTCACAGCAAAGGAGCTGTGAGCTGAAGTATAAAGAAGAGTATCCTCGCCGACCACTAACAAGAGCTAGAAGCAAGCTGTCACATGTCCCTCTGGTGTCAGAGTCAG AGGTGGCCAAGCCAAAGCCGCGGCAAACCACAAAGCGGAAAAGGACAGCTGACAAGTCCACAAGCACAAGTGACCCAGTTATTGAGGATGATCATGTTCAA GTCCTGACTTTGAAATCCAAAAACCTTGTTGGAATCACCTTGACCAATTGTGGAATAACAGATTTGGTACTGAAAGACTGCCCCAAAATGATGTTTATACATG CTACAAGGTGCCGTGTGttgaaacatttaaaagtagaaaatgcgCCAGTTGTCAATCGGTTTGACTATGCTCAATGCAAGAAGTTAAACATGGATCAGGTTCTGGATCAGATTCTCAGGATGCCTCCGGAAAGAAACCGGATAATTTATCTTCGTCCAATGCAGCAG GTTGATACATTGACTCTTGAGCAAAAGATATTTAGTGGCCCTTATCCATACCACATTTGCATAATTCATGAATTCAGTAACCCACCTAATGTCCGCAATAAGGTGCGCATTCGGAGCTGGATGGACACAATAGCAAATATTAACCA AGAGCTTATTAAATACGAGTTCTTCCCTGAAGCAACACGAACTGATGAAGACTTGAAAAAATACACCAAGTATCCTTGGGGACGAGATATTTACACTTTAGAAG GCATTGTGGATGGCGCCCCTTACTCCATGATTACTGACTTTCCATGGTTGAGATCACTGAGGACAGCAGAGCCAAATAGCTATGCCAGATATGACTTTGAGGATGATGAGAGAA CTACTATTTATGCACCCCGGAGGAAAGGACAGTTGTCTGCAGACATCTGTATGGAAACAATAGGTGAAGAGATCTCTGAACTGCGTCAGATGAAAAAAGGAGTATTCCAGCGTGTGGTGGCTATCTTCATCCATTACTGTGATGTCAACGGTGAACCAGTAGAGGATGATTACATCTGA
- the FBXO38 gene encoding F-box only protein 38 isoform X3 — MREQLICHQLIMYLERRRVRGHEAFSIPGVLEALQACPNLLGVETSHLELVEAIWTYMPQVHILGKFRNRNGAFPIPPENKLKIPIGAKIQTLHLVGVNVPEIPCIPMLRHLYLKWVRLTKPQPFKDFLCISLRTFVMRNCAGPTNSLKYVPLVTGLASARNLEHLELVRVPFLGGLIQHVVEDSWRSGGFRNLHTIVLGACKNALEVDLGYLIITAARRLHEVRIQPSLTKDGVFSALKMAELEFPQFETLHLGYVDEFLLQCKMTNGDLVKYGLADVVENPGIITDIGMKAVNEVFSCIKYLVIYNCPHLHNPNNWITDHSRWTRLVDLTLVRCHAIKLDSFSQFIELLPSLEFISLDQMFREPPKGCARVGLSAGTGIGVSSALVSNQNSNNDNDNNNNHQNNNNPNIHHNNHQHPNDQNEENELRQDGQAEEQQIAAEALNEMEEVAPEEGVAAGQGHNDVPAHSQAVVPMDVDEEQAGPSGIQPVVKPAPITVHDSDSEDEEENMGNSRACITNNIAQNYSDGEEKNRDPVEIREPSVSGKGKTPLRKRCSVSQVGQAKQFHAEESSCEKGCQVTSEQIKADMKAASDMPEKNKSKDSYPGCSNATGSTGTSNSCSGVSPSPDCAQTAGSHSAGTSPAAADESRQCVCSPSKSEGSSERETEESSVCSRCSCYKPQDTQRRTNGCCDGEYPSTSGACGNGPNRSDFALRTLPNCGYPGEASDERTSGSACGTASGEESMGSQQRSCELKYKEEYPRRPLTRARSKLSHVPLVSESEVAKPKPRQTTKRKRTADKSTSTSDPVIEDDHVQVLTLKSKNLVGITLTNCGITDLVLKDCPKMMFIHATRCRVLKHLKVENAPVVNRFDYAQCKKLNMDQVLDQILRMPPERNRIIYLRPMQQVDTLTLEQKIFSGPYPYHICIIHEFSNPPNVRNKVRIRSWMDTIANINQELIKYEFFPEATRTDEDLKKYTKYPWGRDIYTLEGIVDGAPYSMITDFPWLRSLRTAEPNSYARYDFEDDERTTIYAPRRKGQLSADICMETIGEEISELRQMKKGVFQRVVAIFIHYCDVNGEPVEDDYI; from the exons ATGAGAGAGCAACTCATCTGCCACCAGTTAATAAT GTATCTTGAAAGACGCAGAGTCCGTGGCCATGAAGCTTTCAGCATTCCTGGAGTTCTAGAGGCTTTGCAGGCCTGTCCAAATCTTTTG GGTGTTGAAACCTCTCATTTAGAGCTGGTGGAAGCTATTTGGACATATATGCCACAAGTTCATATTTTAGGGAAGTTTCGTAATCGTAATGGTGCTTTTCCAATCCCTCCAGAGAACAAGCTGAAAATTCCTATAGGAGCTAAAATTCAGACTTTGCACTTAGTAG GGGTGAATGTCCCTGAGATTCCTTGTATCCCAATGCTGAGGCACCTATATCTGAAGTGGGTGAGACTCACCAAACCACAGCCTTTTAAAGATTTCCTTTGTATCAGCTTACGCACTTTTGTAATGAGGAATTGTGCAG GACCCACAAATTCTTTGAAGTATGTTCCCCTAGTGACGGGCCTGGCTTCTGCCCGAAATTTGGAGCATTTAGAACTGGTTCGTGTTCCATTTCTAGGAGGACTTATCCAGCATGTAGTAGAAGATAGCTGGAGATCAG GTGGCTTTAGGAATTTGCACACTATAGTTCTGGGAGCTTGCAAAAATGCACTTGAAGTGGATCTTGGCTACCTCATCATAACTGCTGCACGAAG GTTGCATGAAGTGCGGATCCAGCCTTCCTTGACCAAAGATggtgttttttctgctttgaagaTGGCTGAACTGGAATTTCCACAGTTTGAAACTCTTCATCTAGGATATGTTGATGAGTTTTTACTACAGT GTAAAATGACAAATGGGGACTTGGTGAAGTATGGCTTGGCTGATGTGGTTGAAAATCCAGGAATTATTACAGATATTGGTATGAAAGCTGTAAATGAGGTTTTTTCTTGCATCAAGTATCTGGTCATTTACAACTGCCCACATCTACATAACCCAAATAATTGGATCACAG ATCATTCAAGATGGACCCGACTGGTTGACCTCACACTAGTGCGATGCCACGCAATAAAGCTAGATTCTTTTAGTCAGTTCATTGAGTTATTACCAAGCTTAGAATTCATTTCTTTGGACCAGATGTTCCGTGAACCTCCTAAG GGTTGTGCTCGTGTGGGCCTAAGTGCAGGTACAGGAATTGGTGTCTCATCTGCCCTGGTCAGCAATCAGAACTCCAACAATGACAATGACAACAACAATAaccaccaaaacaacaacaatccCAACATCCACCACAACAATCACCAGCACCCAAATGACCAAAATGAGGAGAATGAGCTGCGGCAAGATGGGCaagctgaagagcagcagattGCAGCTGAGG CATTAAATGAGATGGAGGAGGTAGCACCAGAAGaaggggtggctgcagggcagggccaCAACGATGTCCCTGCTCACAGTCAGGCTGTTGTTCCTATGGATGTCGATGAAGAGCAAGCAG GACCAAGTGGTATTCAGCCTGTTGTAAAACCAGCACCTATTACTGTCCATGATTCAGacagtgaggatgaggaagaaaaCATGGGAAATTCAAGAGCCTGCATCACTAACAACATTGCACAGAATTACTCagatggagaggagaaaaacagagatcCAGTGGAAATTAGAGAACCTTCAG TGAGCGGTAAAGGCAAGACACCACTGCGGAAGAGATGCAGTGTCAGCCAAGTGGGCCAGGCAAAGCAGTTCCATGCTGAGGAAAGCAGCTGTGAGAAAGGTTGTCAAGTAACAAGTGAGCAGATTAAAGCTGACATGAAAGCAGCAAGTGACATGcctgaaaagaacaaaagcaaggaTTCTTACCCGGGTTGCAGTAATGCAACAGGATCAACAGGAACATCCAACTCCTGCAGTGGTGTTTCTCCTAGCCCTGACTGTGCACAGACAGCTGGTAGCCActctgctggcaccagcccagcagctgcagatgaATCCAGGCAATGTGTCTGCTCACCTAGTAAAAGTGAAGGTTCCAGTGAGAGAGAGACTGAGGAGAGCTCTGTTTGTTCCCGGTGTTCCTGCTACAAGCCACAGGACACACAGCGGAGGACTAATGGGTGTTGTGATGGGGAATATCCATCCACGAGTGGAGCCTGTGGGAACGGACCAAATAGGTCAGATTTTGCACTTAGGACTCTGCCAAACTGTGGGTATCCAGGAGAGGCAAGTGATGAGAGGACTAGTGGGAGTGCCTGTGGGACTGCCAGTGGGGAGGAGAGCATGGGCTCACAGCAAAGGAGCTGTGAGCTGAAGTATAAAGAAGAGTATCCTCGCCGACCACTAACAAGAGCTAGAAGCAAGCTGTCACATGTCCCTCTGGTGTCAGAGTCAG AGGTGGCCAAGCCAAAGCCGCGGCAAACCACAAAGCGGAAAAGGACAGCTGACAAGTCCACAAGCACAAGTGACCCAGTTATTGAGGATGATCATGTTCAA GTCCTGACTTTGAAATCCAAAAACCTTGTTGGAATCACCTTGACCAATTGTGGAATAACAGATTTGGTACTGAAAGACTGCCCCAAAATGATGTTTATACATG CTACAAGGTGCCGTGTGttgaaacatttaaaagtagaaaatgcgCCAGTTGTCAATCGGTTTGACTATGCTCAATGCAAGAAGTTAAACATGGATCAGGTTCTGGATCAGATTCTCAGGATGCCTCCGGAAAGAAACCGGATAATTTATCTTCGTCCAATGCAGCAG GTTGATACATTGACTCTTGAGCAAAAGATATTTAGTGGCCCTTATCCATACCACATTTGCATAATTCATGAATTCAGTAACCCACCTAATGTCCGCAATAAGGTGCGCATTCGGAGCTGGATGGACACAATAGCAAATATTAACCA AGAGCTTATTAAATACGAGTTCTTCCCTGAAGCAACACGAACTGATGAAGACTTGAAAAAATACACCAAGTATCCTTGGGGACGAGATATTTACACTTTAGAAG GCATTGTGGATGGCGCCCCTTACTCCATGATTACTGACTTTCCATGGTTGAGATCACTGAGGACAGCAGAGCCAAATAGCTATGCCAGATATGACTTTGAGGATGATGAGAGAA CTACTATTTATGCACCCCGGAGGAAAGGACAGTTGTCTGCAGACATCTGTATGGAAACAATAGGTGAAGAGATCTCTGAACTGCGTCAGATGAAAAAAGGAGTATTCCAGCGTGTGGTGGCTATCTTCATCCATTACTGTGATGTCAACGGTGAACCAGTAGAGGATGATTACATCTGA